A single genomic interval of Amycolatopsis albispora harbors:
- a CDS encoding AAA family ATPase, which translates to MILVERQEELKLLKDLYADCAQGRGQVALITGGIASGKTELLGCAADEAAAAGALVVTAVGSRAERALQFSVLGQLFHGVDLPDGIAARVAALLNEETLTAGTATGEPLTVGHENARAVHGLSMILLELARTRPVVVCVDDVQFADSPSLQVLLYLQQRIRSANMLILLTEWATSHPTHPVFRAEIARQPYFHRIRLNPLSRRGVAGLLAAHLDIPAANRHAAAGWRLSGGNPLLVKALIADYRDAAARSTRDTPELVAGAEFSEAVIACLHRWDPILLTVARGVAVLGESCPASSKTLGRLLGIKADSATQALDVLTLAGLLDSAGRYRHPSAAAAVLDSLSPEDRGRMHLRAADLLYQDRAPVALIAQRCCRTSARTSPCARAICRWQRTGPGRR; encoded by the coding sequence ATGATCCTGGTGGAACGTCAGGAGGAACTGAAACTCCTCAAGGACCTCTACGCCGACTGCGCCCAGGGGCGCGGGCAGGTGGCGCTGATCACCGGCGGGATCGCCAGCGGGAAGACCGAACTGCTCGGCTGCGCCGCCGACGAGGCCGCGGCGGCGGGCGCGCTGGTGGTCACCGCGGTCGGCTCCCGCGCGGAGCGCGCGCTGCAGTTCAGCGTGCTGGGCCAGTTGTTCCACGGCGTGGACCTGCCGGACGGGATCGCGGCCCGGGTGGCGGCGCTGCTGAACGAGGAAACCCTGACCGCCGGAACCGCCACCGGCGAGCCGCTGACCGTCGGCCACGAGAACGCCCGTGCGGTGCACGGGTTGTCGATGATCCTGCTGGAGCTGGCCAGGACCCGGCCGGTGGTGGTCTGCGTGGACGACGTGCAGTTCGCCGACAGCCCGTCCTTGCAGGTGCTGCTCTACCTGCAGCAGCGCATCCGGTCGGCGAACATGCTCATCCTGCTCACCGAATGGGCCACCTCGCACCCGACGCACCCGGTGTTCCGCGCCGAAATCGCGCGCCAGCCGTACTTCCACCGCATCCGGCTGAACCCGCTCAGCCGGCGCGGGGTGGCGGGGCTGCTGGCCGCGCACCTCGACATCCCCGCCGCCAACCGCCACGCCGCGGCGGGCTGGCGGCTCAGCGGCGGCAATCCGCTGCTGGTCAAGGCGCTCATCGCCGACTACCGCGACGCCGCCGCACGGTCCACACGCGACACTCCGGAGCTGGTGGCGGGTGCGGAGTTCAGCGAAGCGGTCATCGCCTGCCTGCACCGGTGGGACCCGATCCTGCTCACCGTGGCCAGGGGCGTGGCGGTGCTGGGCGAATCCTGCCCCGCCTCGTCGAAAACGCTCGGGCGGCTGCTCGGCATCAAGGCCGACTCGGCCACCCAGGCGCTCGACGTGCTCACGCTGGCCGGGCTGCTCGACTCCGCCGGCCGCTACCGGCACCCGTCGGCCGCCGCGGCCGTGCTCGACAGCCTCAGCCCGGAGGACCGCGGCCGGATGCACCTGCGTGCCGCGGACCTGCTCTACCAGGACCGCGCGCCGGTGGCGCTGATCGCCCAGCGCTGCTGTCGAACATCGGCGCGGACATCGCCCTGCGCCAGGGCGATCTGCCGCTGGCAGCGGACCGGGCCAGGACGGCGCTGA
- the dpgB gene encoding enoyl-CoA-hydratase DpgB, translated as MASSNKTPAPPAERLSLPGTGPLSSSLVLAINEFCDRIDALSGNTVAVIEVGDAEPHQAWPGEVSIHLVSRWERAVRRVERLRATTIAAASGTCSGPALELLLATDYRLAAHDARLHLPSEPGGFWPGMVLHRLANQIGGRRARRLLLHPPELSAAEAAGWGLVDEVGQDLGAAVERVVSTLAPVDGAEFAIRRRLLLDAPTTTFEDALGVHLAACDRVLRRARADAETRLPA; from the coding sequence GTGGCTTCGAGTAACAAAACACCGGCACCGCCCGCCGAACGGCTGAGCCTGCCCGGAACCGGTCCTCTGTCCTCGTCGCTGGTGCTCGCGATCAACGAGTTCTGCGACCGGATCGATGCGCTGTCCGGCAACACCGTCGCGGTGATCGAGGTCGGCGACGCCGAACCCCACCAGGCCTGGCCGGGTGAGGTCAGCATTCACCTGGTGAGCCGCTGGGAACGCGCGGTCCGGCGGGTGGAACGCCTGCGCGCCACCACGATCGCCGCCGCGTCCGGTACCTGTTCCGGGCCGGCGCTGGAACTGCTGCTGGCCACCGACTACCGGCTGGCCGCGCACGACGCCCGGCTCCACCTGCCCAGCGAGCCCGGCGGCTTCTGGCCGGGCATGGTGCTGCACCGGCTGGCCAACCAGATCGGCGGGCGCCGGGCTCGCCGGCTGCTCCTGCACCCACCCGAGCTGAGCGCCGCCGAAGCCGCCGGCTGGGGTCTGGTCGACGAAGTCGGCCAGGATCTCGGCGCCGCGGTCGAACGGGTGGTGAGCACGCTGGCGCCGGTGGACGGCGCCGAGTTCGCCATCCGGCGCCGGTTGCTGCTGGACGCGCCGACCACCACCTTCGAAGACGCGCTCGGCGTGCACCTGGCCGCCTGCGATCGGGTGCTGCGCCGCGCGCGGGCCGACGCCGAAACCCGGCTCCCGGCATGA
- a CDS encoding helix-turn-helix transcriptional regulator, producing MATTAMGEFGAAATALKQAVPKSMAQTWFAPQYLRARGHYLLATNHLTAALNDFESCGALMTKWHIDQPALAPWRRDAALVHLRLGKPEAARELITEQLRIGGSIGPRTKGASLRVLAEAAEPAQRPHLLAEAAEQLRSCGDRFELALTLADLGEVCHRLGDSAKAREVIQQAVQAARSCEAAPLQQRLAAVQATVGGDTAADEPDENEGLAALSDAEWRVASLASLRHTNRAISRKLSITESTVEQHLTRIYRKLKIDSRTQLPEGLPFRRTAWAAEVRRDHAG from the coding sequence ATGGCGACCACCGCGATGGGCGAGTTCGGCGCGGCCGCGACCGCGCTCAAGCAGGCCGTGCCGAAATCCATGGCGCAGACCTGGTTCGCCCCGCAGTACCTCCGCGCCCGCGGGCACTACCTGCTGGCCACCAACCACCTCACGGCCGCGCTGAACGACTTCGAAAGCTGCGGCGCGCTGATGACCAAGTGGCACATCGACCAGCCGGCGCTGGCCCCGTGGCGCCGGGACGCGGCGCTGGTGCACCTGCGGCTCGGCAAGCCCGAAGCAGCCAGGGAACTGATCACCGAGCAGCTCCGGATCGGCGGCTCCATCGGGCCGCGCACCAAGGGCGCGTCCCTGCGGGTGCTGGCCGAAGCGGCGGAACCGGCGCAGCGGCCGCACCTGCTGGCCGAGGCCGCCGAACAGCTGCGGTCCTGCGGCGACCGCTTCGAGCTCGCGCTCACCCTGGCCGACCTCGGTGAGGTCTGCCACCGGCTCGGTGACTCCGCCAAGGCACGGGAGGTCATCCAGCAGGCGGTGCAGGCCGCACGCAGCTGCGAGGCCGCGCCGTTGCAGCAACGCCTCGCCGCCGTGCAGGCCACCGTCGGCGGTGACACCGCCGCCGACGAACCGGACGAGAACGAGGGGCTGGCCGCGCTCAGCGACGCCGAATGGCGCGTGGCGTCGCTGGCCTCGCTGCGGCACACCAATCGCGCCATCAGCCGGAAGCTCAGCATCACCGAGAGCACGGTGGAACAGCACCTGACGCGGATCTACCGGAAGCTGAAGATCGACAGCCGCACGCAGCTGCCGGAAGGGCTGCCGTTCCGCCGGACCGCGTGGGCCGCCGAAGTCCGGCGTGACCACGCGGGCTGA
- the dpgA gene encoding 3,5-dihydroxyphenylacetyl-CoA synthase DpgA: MGTGTAVPAFSYSQEELLEVFRIEDPRIRSVFLNSAIERRFLTLPPEGADGTRRMETQGELLAKHRASGIEMGARALQACLKNADADLEDVRYLCCVSSTGFMTPGFSALIIRELGLEHNTSRLDVVGMGCNAGLNGLAAVTGWAHAHPGQLAIMLCVEACSAAYVFDGTMRTSVVNSLFGDGAAAVAVQAGPGARHEGPSVVKFASCIIPEALEAMRYDWDDDHGKFSFFLDREVPYVVGANAEEVVGRLLAGTGLRRDDIAHWIIHSGGKKVIDSVMINLALSRWDVRHTTGVLRDYGNLSSGSFLFSYNRLIDEGVVAPGEHGVLMTMGPGSTIETALLRWPGGENARDGQRREL; this comes from the coding sequence GTGGGCACCGGAACCGCCGTGCCCGCGTTCTCCTACTCCCAGGAGGAGCTGCTCGAGGTCTTCCGGATCGAAGACCCCCGGATCCGCTCGGTGTTCCTCAACAGCGCGATCGAACGCCGGTTCCTCACCCTGCCACCGGAAGGGGCCGACGGCACCCGGCGGATGGAGACGCAGGGCGAACTGCTCGCCAAGCACCGCGCGAGCGGGATCGAGATGGGCGCCCGCGCCCTGCAGGCGTGCCTGAAGAACGCCGACGCCGACCTGGAGGACGTCCGCTACCTGTGCTGCGTGTCGTCCACCGGCTTCATGACCCCCGGGTTCAGCGCGCTGATCATTCGCGAGCTGGGCCTGGAGCACAACACCAGCAGGCTCGACGTGGTCGGCATGGGCTGCAACGCCGGGCTCAACGGCCTCGCCGCGGTCACCGGCTGGGCACACGCGCACCCCGGGCAGCTCGCGATCATGCTGTGCGTGGAGGCCTGCTCGGCCGCGTACGTCTTCGACGGCACCATGCGCACCTCGGTGGTGAACAGCCTGTTCGGCGACGGCGCCGCCGCGGTGGCGGTGCAGGCCGGGCCGGGCGCCCGGCACGAAGGTCCGTCCGTGGTCAAGTTCGCCAGCTGCATCATTCCCGAGGCGCTGGAGGCGATGCGGTACGACTGGGACGACGACCACGGCAAGTTCAGCTTCTTCCTCGACCGCGAAGTCCCCTACGTGGTCGGCGCCAACGCCGAGGAAGTGGTGGGCAGGCTGCTCGCGGGCACCGGCCTCAGGCGGGACGACATCGCGCACTGGATCATCCACTCCGGCGGCAAGAAGGTGATCGACTCGGTGATGATCAACCTGGCGCTCAGCCGCTGGGACGTCCGGCACACCACCGGGGTGCTGCGCGACTACGGCAACCTGTCCAGCGGCTCGTTCCTCTTCTCCTACAACCGGCTGATCGACGAGGGCGTGGTGGCGCCGGGCGAGCACGGCGTGCTGATGACCATGGGCCCCGGCTCCACCATCGAGACGGCGCTGCTCCGCTGGCCGGGCGGCGAGAACGCGCGTGACGGCCAGCGCAGGGAGTTGTGA
- the dpgC gene encoding (3,5-dihydroxyphenyl)acetyl-CoA 1,2-dioxygenase DpgC yields MTAVSRAPETPVPSGILEQDAATIREHSAAGEEVLAGLPAKPDRTAGQQRTADEVHRSCRRLRAGFLRLHAERVYDQLTDGRTTPLRVAALARRAAELFPGLVPGKQQLEAEGDRIQSAKEGREIDQGLFFREVLRSPAAGTHLLDSMLLPTARAEALLPEFRRTGDLDLGTVRITRQGDAAHLTIGNTRYLNAEDNELTDDMETAVDLTLLDDGIRVGVLRGGVMTHPRYHGKRVFSAGINLTKLHDGRISFTDFLLRRELGYLAKLARGLRLGEDSPDWPLDTLAKPWVAAVDSFAIGGGAQLLLVFDHVIAAADAYFSLPAAQEGIVPGAANLRLPRQSGPRLARQVILGGRKIWAGEPEAATVFDTVADPREMDRVIATEAERLTSPAVVANRRMLNLAEEPPDAFRRYLAEFALEQALRLYSSDVLAKVGKAWAGQ; encoded by the coding sequence ATGACCGCCGTCAGCCGCGCGCCGGAAACGCCCGTACCGAGCGGAATTCTCGAGCAGGACGCGGCCACCATCCGCGAGCACTCGGCCGCCGGGGAAGAGGTGCTCGCGGGGCTGCCCGCCAAACCCGACCGCACTGCCGGCCAGCAGCGGACCGCCGACGAAGTGCACCGGTCGTGCCGCCGGCTGCGTGCCGGTTTCCTGCGCCTGCACGCCGAACGCGTCTACGACCAGCTCACCGACGGGCGCACCACTCCCCTGCGCGTGGCCGCGCTCGCGCGGCGGGCCGCGGAGCTGTTCCCCGGCCTGGTCCCCGGCAAGCAACAGCTCGAAGCCGAAGGCGACCGCATCCAGTCGGCGAAGGAAGGCCGTGAGATCGATCAGGGCCTGTTCTTCCGCGAGGTGCTGCGCAGTCCGGCGGCGGGCACGCACCTGCTCGACAGCATGCTGCTGCCCACCGCACGGGCCGAGGCGCTGCTTCCCGAATTCCGCCGGACCGGCGACCTCGACCTCGGCACCGTCCGGATCACCCGGCAGGGCGACGCGGCGCACCTCACCATCGGCAACACGCGGTACCTCAACGCCGAAGACAACGAGCTGACCGACGACATGGAAACCGCGGTCGATCTCACGCTGCTCGACGACGGGATCCGCGTCGGCGTGCTGCGCGGCGGGGTGATGACCCACCCGCGGTACCACGGAAAACGGGTGTTCAGCGCCGGGATCAACCTGACCAAGCTGCACGACGGGCGGATTTCCTTCACCGATTTCCTGCTCCGCCGCGAACTCGGCTACCTCGCCAAGCTGGCACGCGGCCTGCGCCTCGGCGAGGACTCACCGGACTGGCCGCTGGACACCTTGGCCAAGCCGTGGGTGGCCGCGGTCGACTCGTTCGCCATCGGCGGCGGGGCGCAGTTGCTCCTGGTCTTCGACCACGTGATCGCCGCCGCCGACGCCTACTTCAGCCTGCCCGCGGCACAGGAAGGCATCGTGCCGGGCGCGGCGAACCTGCGGTTACCACGCCAGTCCGGCCCGAGGCTGGCCAGGCAGGTGATTCTCGGCGGGCGCAAGATCTGGGCCGGTGAACCGGAAGCCGCCACGGTGTTCGACACGGTGGCCGATCCACGGGAAATGGACCGGGTCATCGCTACCGAAGCCGAGCGGCTGACCAGCCCGGCGGTGGTGGCGAACCGGCGCATGCTCAACCTCGCCGAAGAACCACCGGACGCGTTTCGCCGTTATCTGGCCGAATTCGCCCTGGAGCAAGCACTTCGCCTGTACAGCTCGGATGTGCTCGCCAAGGTGGGCAAGGCCTGGGCAGGTCAATAA